The genomic interval CCAGGCGCTTCTTTGTTGCTGTGAAGACTGCTATATCAATATCCGAATTTGGAGCAACTTCTGCCTTCGAGAAAGAGCCGAACAGCACGATCGTCGGAATCAGAAGTTCTTCTTTGAGATAGCCTATGAGCTCTGATTTCTGCAGCTTTTGGTGCCAGTAGAGCCTTGAAAGGTGGATAACCACGGGATTTGCCCTATTCGCATAAAAGAATAAGTACCTCCTGTCTTCTTCGCTCAGGAGCAGGCCTTCCTTCTCCAGGCTTTTCAGGGTTTTGGAGGAATGGGGCGGGCTTATGCTCTGCATTCTCGCAAATTCCCTCACATTGATCTTCCGGTAGTTATCCTCAAAGAATGGGGCCAGTGTGTTAAATATTGCTAACATATGTTACTTTAGATTAACAGCGTATATAAAAAGATTGCTGTTAATATATTTTAACAGCTGTTACTTTTTATTAACACTTTAGACGTGAGAATCAGGAAGATTTGGAATTTTTTAGAGATCATTTTAGCAGCGTAAAAAGTGTTTTAATGATATTTTGTATCCTATCCCTGTTTGCGACAAGGTAGTCTGTTTGTATCGTGAATCCTTCATAAGAGACCCTATTCCGGTATTCCCTCATCTTTTGCCTGTCTGGCTTAACTTTTGCGATCAGGTATATCCCTCTAAAAAACCACTTAATACAAATCCGTTAATAATATTATTCTTTAATTCTTCGGGGTATGCGCTAAAACGCTCCTTGAAATGGAGCTGTATCCTTCTTTTCAGCTTCTTTTCAAAATCATTAAGGTTTAGCTCTTTTTCCTTGCATTCAACAAAGAGGTCTATATCGCTGCTTTCTGTGTCTTCGCCCCTTTGATAGCTCCCAAATAAGACTATAGATTTGGGCATAAGCTTTTCTTCAAGGAGTTCGATAAGATTTGATTCCAAGAGGGATGACAGGTTATAGAGCATTTTTTGGGTTTTGAAGGGTTTGCTGCCTGTATTTGCCCTGTAGATGGGAAATGCCCTTTTGCCTTTCTTTTCCGTGGATTTGAGGATTAGCCCCGGTTTTACAAGCAGGTCGAGGTTGTTTTTGATTGAAGTGTGGGCTATGTTTGTTTTTCTGCTGATATCCATGAGGTAGTGGGGCTTTGAGGGGTGCAGGAAGAACAGCTCCGCCGTCTTTTCTATACTACTTTTTTGTAACATGTGTTATAT from Candidatus Nanoarchaeia archaeon carries:
- a CDS encoding nucleotidyltransferase domain-containing protein, which encodes MLAIFNTLAPFFEDNYRKINVREFARMQSISPPHSSKTLKSLEKEGLLLSEEDRRYLFFYANRANPVVIHLSRLYWHQKLQKSELIGYLKEELLIPTIVLFGSFSKAEVAPNSDIDIAVFTATKKRLDLEKYEKKLKRKIHALLFKEREDVKNKGLLSNILNGYKISGEW
- a CDS encoding nucleotidyltransferase domain-containing protein; this encodes MLQKSSIEKTAELFFLHPSKPHYLMDISRKTNIAHTSIKNNLDLLVKPGLILKSTEKKGKRAFPIYRANTGSKPFKTQKMLYNLSSLLESNLIELLEEKLMPKSIVLFGSYQRGEDTESSDIDLFVECKEKELNLNDFEKKLKRRIQLHFKERFSAYPEELKNNIINGFVLSGFLEGYT